The window ATTTAGTGTTTTTTGTGCACAAATAGAACGCTAATATATAATCAATAATATCCTAACACAATATTATTTTTTCTCTTTGCTCTCACTCTAATTACGAATCTGTCCGAAATCAGAGATATTATACAAAAAATATCTCCAAAGTGACAGTTTTAGACCTACCAAAAATTTTTAATTTTTTTGGATTTTCATATCATTTAACCATTTTTTAGCTCGACTGATGTCTTTTACTCCACTGATAGTGAGTATCAAACGGCTCTTATGCTCTTTCATTTTACAGTGCCTAGACTGTGTTCCTACATATTTCAAAATATTCCCAAAGACTTCCGACTTGAAGTAACTTTCTTTGGTAGATGGGACAAAATAACATTTCATCACATCATTTTTCAAAACTAATTTTTCAAATCCCAACTGCTCAGCAAGCCATCTTAGCCGGACAGTTTCAAATAAATCCTCAACAACCTCTGGTATTGGACCAAATCTGTCTTGAATAGTTTTGATATAGGATAATAACTCTTCTTCCTTCTTTATATTATCTAGCTTTGAATACAAATTCAATCGCTCTGAAATATTACTTACATAGGTTTCAGGAATCAAAAGCTCCATATCTGTCTCAATGACACAATCCTGAACTAAGATCTCTACTTTTTCTTTCAAATCATCTTCAAACAAGGCTGCGAATTCATTTTCCTTCAATTCCTGAACTGCCTCATCTAAGATCTTATGGTACATTTCAAATCCTAAATCAGTGATAAACCCACTTTGCTCAGCCCCCAGTAGATTTCCTGCACCTCGAATGTCTAAGTCTCGCATCGCTACTTTGAAACCATCACCCAAGTCAGAAAACTCCTCTAAAGTTTGCAAACGCTTTCTTGCTTCTGTGGTCAGCCCAGTCGTTGGCGTTGTCAAAAGATAACAGAAAGCTTTTTTGTTACTTCGACCCACTCTTCCTCTCATTTGATGTAAATCACTCAAACCAAACATGTGAGCTCGGTTGATAATAATGGTATTTGCATTTGGTATATCTAATCCAGATTCAATGATGTTGGTAGACACCAAAACATCAAATTCGCCTTCGATAAACTTCACCATGATTTTTTCCAATGCCTTTCCATCCATCTGTCCATGTGCCCCTGCAACTCTCGCATCTGGAACCAGCTTCATGATAATATTTGCAATAGTATCAATTTCTCCAACACGGTTGTGAACAAAGAAAACCTGACCTCCACGTCGTAACTCATAAGCAACAGCATCACGGATAACCTCTTCTTGAAAGGTATGAATTTCGGTAGTGACAGGCTGCCTATTAGGTGGTGGTGTAGCTATTACAGACAGGTCTCTTGCTCCCATAAGTGAAAAGTGCAGCGTTCTTGGAATAGGCGTGGCTGTCAAGGTCAATACATCTACATTCAGCTTCATTTCTTTGAGCTGATCTTTGACTTTTACTCCAAATTTTTGTTCTTCATCAATGACCAAAAGCCCCAAATTCTTGAACTTGATATCTTTATTGACAATTCTATGTGTTCCCACCAAAATGTCAATTTCTCCAGAGGTGACCTGTTTGGTGATTTCTTTGATTTCCTTCGCTGTTCTAAACCTGTTGATATAGTCCACTTTTACTGGAAAATCTGCCAACCTCTCCTGAAATGTATGAAAATGCTGCATAGCCAAAATGGTCGTTGGGACTAAAATAGCCACTTGCTTTCTATCATTTACCGCCTTAAATGCAGCACGAATTGCAACTTCAGTCTTTCCAAAACCCACATCACCACACACTAACCTGTCCATCGGATAAGGCTTCTCCATATCTACTTTGACATCTGCCGTAGCAGAAGCTTGGTCCGGAGTATCCTCAAAGACAAAGGAACTTTCCAATTCCACCTGCAATACCGAATCAGGCGAAAACTGGAATCCAGGCGCATTTCTTCGCTTAGCATACAAAGCAATCAGGTCTTTGGCGATGTCTTTGACCTTCCCTTTGACCTTCCGCTTTTTATTATCCCACTCTGGTGAACCAAGTTTGGACATCGTGGGTGCAGTGCCTTCTTGACCAGAATATTTCGATATTTTATGGAGTGAATGAATATTCACATAAAGCAAATCATCATCTCTAAAAACCAATCGAACTGCCTCTTGAAGCTTTCCATTCACATTAACTTTTTCTAATCCTGCAAACCTTCCAACGCCGTAGTCAATATGCACTATATAATCTCCCGGATGAAGAGATTTGATTTCCTTAAGTGTTAGTGCTTTTGATTTACTGGATCTAGCTTTGGTTTTGTATCTGTGAAATCGCTCAAAAATCTGATGATCGGTGTAGCAAGCCACACGCAAGGTTTTGTCAACAAACCCTTCTCTAAGACCAATAAGTAATGACTGGGTCTTAAGCGTTGGATCCAATTCATGTAAGATATTTTCTAGTCTATTGATTTGTTTGTCATTCTCAGAACAGATGATATTGAGCCAGCTATTTTTTTCATTGCTTACCAGGTTTTCAACCAAGAGATCAAAGTTCTTATTGAAAGAAGGCTGCGGCTGAGTATCAAATTGAATGACTTGACTATCTTGACCATAAAACTTATGACCAAACTCTACTTTGACAAAAGAATTGCTCAAAGTCTCAAAAGTACTTGAATTGTCAAACAAGTCGCTTGGCTTGGGAAGCAGTTTATCATTATTGGTGTTGTCCACAATTTGGTCAAAATGCTTGGTCGCTTTTTCAAAATTTTGATCCAATACATCAAAAGTAAATTGTTGATCTTTCAACCAAAGTACAGTGTCATTAGGCAAAAACTCCAAAAATGATTGTCTCACTTCTTGAAGCAATCGGGTTTGCACATTAGGGATGATACTGATAGAATCAATTTGATCTACAGATAGCTGGGTCTCTGGGTCAAATGTTCTGATACTTTCTATTTCTCTACCAAAAAGCTCAATCCTATAAGGAAGATCATTGGCATAAGAATACACATCTAAAATCCCTCCTCGAATAGAAAACTGTCCCGGCTCGTAGACAAAATCAGATTTTTCAAAATCATAGGTGGAAAGAATCTCAGCGATAAACTCCATATCGACTTTTTCTCCAACGGAGGCTATAAAAGTATTTTCCTTCAAAGATCTCTTATTGATCACTTTTTCATAAAGCGCCTCAGCGTAGGTAATCACCACTTCATTTTTATTCTCTTTGGCTAGAATCTTATTCAAAATTTCTGCCCGCATCAGAATATTGGCATTTTCTACTTCATCAAACTGATAAGGTCTTTTATAACTTGAAGGAAAAAGTAAAGTATCTTTCTTTCCTAACAATTCTTGAAGATCAGAATTTAAATACGCAGCTTCTTCCTTATCATGGGCCACAATCAAATGAAACCCACCAATACTGTTGAAAACCGACGTAAACAAGACCATATCCAAACTTCCTGAAACTCCCTTTAGCTGGAAATTTCTGTTTTTTCGGTACTTTAGTTGCTCGGAAAAAGTCAGTACAAAAGGATCTTTTTCGTAGAGGGATAAGAATGATTTTTTGTCCAAAATAATATTTGATTACTAATATGAAATATTTTGCAAGTTAAGGAATTGATTTGTTAAGGCTTCAAGAGACATTTATGAATTTGAAGGCATTTCCTTGAACCTATGTCTCATTAAAATGTTTAGAAGGCAGTTGATCAAATAGAAAGAATGAAAACAGAGAAAGAAACTTGGTTTCAAAAAATAGAAAACATGCATCCCTATCAGACTTTAATGTATTTGGGCATGTTTGGAAGCGGGTTGATATTTTTGTTTATGACCTTAGCCTTCTTAGCTTCTGGCTATGGTAATCTTGATGGATTAGGATTTAAAATGCCAAGATCTTTTATTCTAAGCACGATTGTGATCATTTTCTCTGGCTATACCTGCTCCAAGATGATCTTACATTACAAAGAAGAAGCTACAGCAAAATTAAAAAACAGTCTTTTTACTACCTTTCTTTTAGGCCTTATCTTTACTGCTCTTCAGATAATTGGTTGGAAGGAATTGACAAATATGGGTATTGATTTTCGAGGCATTCCCAGCGGAAGTTTTCTCTACATTTTGAGTGGGATCCATATTTTTCACTTATTCGGCGCGATGATTTTCGCTTT is drawn from Belliella baltica DSM 15883 and contains these coding sequences:
- the mfd gene encoding transcription-repair coupling factor; amino-acid sequence: MDKKSFLSLYEKDPFVLTFSEQLKYRKNRNFQLKGVSGSLDMVLFTSVFNSIGGFHLIVAHDKEEAAYLNSDLQELLGKKDTLLFPSSYKRPYQFDEVENANILMRAEILNKILAKENKNEVVITYAEALYEKVINKRSLKENTFIASVGEKVDMEFIAEILSTYDFEKSDFVYEPGQFSIRGGILDVYSYANDLPYRIELFGREIESIRTFDPETQLSVDQIDSISIIPNVQTRLLQEVRQSFLEFLPNDTVLWLKDQQFTFDVLDQNFEKATKHFDQIVDNTNNDKLLPKPSDLFDNSSTFETLSNSFVKVEFGHKFYGQDSQVIQFDTQPQPSFNKNFDLLVENLVSNEKNSWLNIICSENDKQINRLENILHELDPTLKTQSLLIGLREGFVDKTLRVACYTDHQIFERFHRYKTKARSSKSKALTLKEIKSLHPGDYIVHIDYGVGRFAGLEKVNVNGKLQEAVRLVFRDDDLLYVNIHSLHKISKYSGQEGTAPTMSKLGSPEWDNKKRKVKGKVKDIAKDLIALYAKRRNAPGFQFSPDSVLQVELESSFVFEDTPDQASATADVKVDMEKPYPMDRLVCGDVGFGKTEVAIRAAFKAVNDRKQVAILVPTTILAMQHFHTFQERLADFPVKVDYINRFRTAKEIKEITKQVTSGEIDILVGTHRIVNKDIKFKNLGLLVIDEEQKFGVKVKDQLKEMKLNVDVLTLTATPIPRTLHFSLMGARDLSVIATPPPNRQPVTTEIHTFQEEVIRDAVAYELRRGGQVFFVHNRVGEIDTIANIIMKLVPDARVAGAHGQMDGKALEKIMVKFIEGEFDVLVSTNIIESGLDIPNANTIIINRAHMFGLSDLHQMRGRVGRSNKKAFCYLLTTPTTGLTTEARKRLQTLEEFSDLGDGFKVAMRDLDIRGAGNLLGAEQSGFITDLGFEMYHKILDEAVQELKENEFAALFEDDLKEKVEILVQDCVIETDMELLIPETYVSNISERLNLYSKLDNIKKEEELLSYIKTIQDRFGPIPEVVEDLFETVRLRWLAEQLGFEKLVLKNDVMKCYFVPSTKESYFKSEVFGNILKYVGTQSRHCKMKEHKSRLILTISGVKDISRAKKWLNDMKIQKN
- a CDS encoding cytochrome c oxidase subunit 3, with the protein product MKTEKETWFQKIENMHPYQTLMYLGMFGSGLIFLFMTLAFLASGYGNLDGLGFKMPRSFILSTIVIIFSGYTCSKMILHYKEEATAKLKNSLFTTFLLGLIFTALQIIGWKELTNMGIDFRGIPSGSFLYILSGIHIFHLFGAMIFALIMIVQYNKKEKDAIQKLIMLTNPFEKMRIELFSKYWFFMDFIWLILFLIFVISF